Proteins encoded within one genomic window of Tidjanibacter massiliensis:
- a CDS encoding biotin/lipoyl-containing protein — protein sequence MARKLKIRDLTLRDGQQSAFATRMTQSQIDRVLPFYKDANFYAMEVWGGAVPDSVMRYLGENPWDRLEKIKAVVGDASKLTALSRGRNLFGYAPYTDEIIEGFCRNAIESGLDIMRIFDALNDVDNVKSTIKYVKKYGGIADCAVCYTVDPKYPPLSLVDRLKGKKNPKPVFTDEYFVDKARQMVALGADMITIKDMSGLIPPARVASLIRKMKEGGVNVPIDFHTHCTPGYGLASVVSAIAAGADIVDTNIWNFAGGPAAPAIELVHIFCEKMGIETGLNLEAIGKINRELFAIREELSEYDAVHKFPKPFDPLHDRLPEDIDAQFDRAVKAALAGDEDTLMDACHKIEAHFGFPAPNELVKRAEIPGGMYTNMVAQLKQFKSEDLLEKAMELIPEVRLAAGLPPLVTPTSQIVGAQAVNCALDMKKGKPKYTTVSNQFVSLVKGEYGHTPVPVDPEFRLKIAGIREETNYDTSKYKMQPNPVLDEYGGVRLAENEKEVLLLELFPMVAKDFLMKQKRERWEASRPAAGARAEEPAAKSGPVQAEITGTVVAAPLPGRVLQVKVKAGDIIAKGQDVVVLEAMKMENSIPSEVAGRVKRVLVGEGDTVAENAPLVEIESADAVRSAAVSGASATARSNKVTAPLPGRVMDILVKVGDKVKTGQDVVVLEAMKMENSIASDFEGTVVRIDVNVGDTVAENAPLVEIG from the coding sequence ATGGCAAGGAAATTAAAAATCAGGGACCTGACGCTGCGCGATGGCCAGCAGTCGGCTTTTGCAACCCGGATGACACAGTCGCAGATTGACCGTGTCCTGCCGTTCTACAAGGATGCTAACTTCTATGCGATGGAGGTGTGGGGCGGTGCCGTGCCCGATTCCGTGATGCGCTATTTGGGCGAGAACCCATGGGACAGGCTCGAAAAGATTAAGGCGGTCGTGGGCGATGCCTCGAAACTGACGGCGCTTTCGCGCGGCCGCAATCTCTTCGGCTATGCCCCCTATACGGACGAAATCATAGAGGGTTTCTGCCGGAATGCCATCGAATCGGGCCTCGATATCATGCGCATATTCGATGCGCTGAACGATGTGGACAATGTCAAATCCACGATAAAGTATGTGAAGAAATACGGCGGCATAGCCGACTGTGCTGTCTGCTATACGGTGGACCCGAAGTATCCGCCGCTCAGTTTGGTAGACCGGCTCAAGGGCAAAAAGAACCCGAAGCCGGTCTTCACCGATGAATATTTCGTCGATAAGGCCCGTCAGATGGTGGCGCTCGGCGCCGACATGATAACCATCAAGGATATGAGCGGACTGATTCCTCCGGCACGGGTGGCCTCGCTCATCCGCAAGATGAAGGAGGGCGGAGTAAATGTGCCGATAGATTTCCATACCCACTGTACGCCCGGCTACGGTCTTGCTTCGGTCGTGTCGGCGATAGCGGCCGGAGCCGACATTGTCGATACCAATATCTGGAATTTCGCGGGCGGTCCGGCCGCACCCGCCATCGAACTGGTGCATATCTTCTGCGAAAAGATGGGGATAGAGACAGGGTTGAATCTCGAAGCAATAGGCAAGATAAACAGGGAGCTGTTCGCTATCCGTGAGGAGCTTTCCGAGTACGATGCGGTGCACAAGTTCCCGAAACCGTTCGACCCGCTGCACGACCGGCTGCCGGAGGATATCGATGCGCAGTTCGACCGGGCTGTGAAAGCCGCTCTGGCAGGCGATGAGGATACGCTCATGGATGCCTGCCACAAGATAGAGGCCCATTTCGGTTTTCCGGCGCCCAACGAGCTTGTCAAACGCGCCGAAATACCGGGCGGCATGTACACCAATATGGTGGCGCAGCTCAAGCAGTTCAAGAGCGAAGACCTGTTGGAGAAGGCGATGGAGCTCATTCCGGAAGTGCGCCTTGCTGCGGGGCTTCCGCCGTTGGTGACGCCTACGAGCCAGATAGTCGGCGCACAGGCGGTGAACTGTGCATTGGACATGAAGAAGGGCAAGCCGAAATACACGACCGTATCCAACCAGTTCGTGAGCCTCGTCAAGGGTGAGTACGGTCATACACCCGTACCGGTAGACCCTGAATTCCGGCTGAAGATAGCCGGTATCCGGGAGGAGACCAATTACGACACCTCCAAATACAAGATGCAGCCCAATCCCGTGCTGGACGAGTACGGCGGCGTCCGTCTTGCCGAGAATGAGAAAGAGGTGCTCCTGCTGGAGCTCTTCCCGATGGTGGCCAAGGATTTTCTGATGAAACAGAAACGGGAGCGTTGGGAGGCTTCCCGACCTGCTGCCGGTGCCCGTGCGGAGGAACCCGCAGCGAAGAGCGGGCCCGTACAGGCGGAGATAACCGGTACGGTCGTAGCGGCTCCGCTTCCCGGCAGGGTGCTTCAGGTGAAAGTCAAGGCCGGTGACATCATCGCCAAGGGGCAGGATGTGGTCGTGCTTGAGGCGATGAAGATGGAAAACAGCATTCCCAGCGAGGTAGCCGGACGCGTGAAACGCGTCCTCGTCGGCGAAGGCGATACGGTGGCTGAAAATGCTCCGCTGGTAGAGATAGAGAGTGCGGATGCCGTACGGAGTGCTGCTGTGTCGGGAGCTTCGGCTACGGCCCGTTCCAATAAGGTGACGGCGCCGCTGCCCGGTCGGGTTATGGACATCCTCGTGAAGGTAGGCGACAAGGTGAAGACCGGTCAGGATGTGGTTGTACTCGAAGCGATGAAGATGGAGAACAGCATCGCTTCGGATTTCGAAGGAACGGTCGTGCGCATCGATGTAAACGTGGGCGATACCGTTGCGGAGAATGCCCCGCTCGTGGAGATAGGGTAG
- a CDS encoding DUF3575 domain-containing protein — MKKLLVSLMAVFAIANISVAQEAAIKWNPLYLGLGSVNLGIEFSVAPKWTLAFEGNAVIFNPWQNGDNSIYANGWTGTFEARWYTCEAFNGHHLGLYGTVGRFGEASSNFDLFNKIALGGHGATGATNVKAAMLGLSYGYYLKLNHGWGLDFYVGGGILYAMYNTPGSTEVQKSGIKPSLSRLGVVLSYKF; from the coding sequence ATGAAGAAGTTACTAGTTTCTCTGATGGCTGTTTTTGCTATTGCAAACATCTCTGTGGCTCAGGAAGCTGCAATCAAGTGGAACCCCCTCTACCTTGGTCTTGGTTCGGTAAATCTTGGTATAGAGTTTTCCGTAGCTCCGAAGTGGACTTTGGCTTTTGAAGGCAATGCGGTCATCTTCAACCCGTGGCAGAACGGTGATAACTCCATCTATGCCAACGGCTGGACGGGAACTTTCGAGGCAAGGTGGTATACCTGCGAAGCATTTAACGGACACCATCTCGGCCTTTACGGTACGGTAGGCCGTTTCGGCGAAGCTTCCTCCAATTTCGACCTGTTCAACAAAATCGCCCTCGGCGGTCACGGTGCAACGGGGGCTACCAACGTGAAGGCTGCGATGCTCGGTCTCTCCTACGGTTACTACCTGAAGCTGAACCACGGCTGGGGTCTCGACTTCTATGTAGGCGGCGGCATCCTCTACGCAATGTACAACACGCCGGGTTCGACCGAAGTACAGAAGAGCGGTATCAAACCTTCGCTCTCCCGTCTGGGCGTCGTTCTTTCCTATAAATTCTAA
- the mscL gene encoding large-conductance mechanosensitive channel protein MscL: MKKFLQEFKEFAMRGNMIDMAVGIIIGAAFGKIVSSLVADVIMPPLGLLIGGVDFTDLAITLKRATGDDPAVLLRYGAFLQTVVDFLIVAFAIFLMVKGINSLRRKQADKPAPAAPPAPTAEEKLLTEIRDLLKKETAEEGRNR, encoded by the coding sequence ATGAAAAAATTTTTACAGGAATTCAAGGAATTCGCGATGCGCGGCAACATGATAGACATGGCCGTGGGTATCATCATCGGCGCGGCTTTCGGCAAGATAGTCAGCTCGCTGGTAGCCGACGTCATCATGCCGCCGCTCGGACTGCTGATTGGCGGAGTGGACTTCACCGACCTCGCCATCACGCTGAAGAGGGCCACGGGCGACGACCCTGCAGTCCTGCTCCGTTACGGAGCTTTCCTGCAGACCGTCGTGGACTTCCTCATCGTCGCTTTCGCCATCTTCCTCATGGTGAAGGGTATCAATTCGCTGCGCCGCAAACAGGCGGACAAGCCGGCCCCTGCCGCTCCGCCCGCACCTACCGCAGAGGAGAAACTGCTCACCGAGATACGCGACCTGCTGAAGAAGGAGACCGCCGAGGAGGGCCGGAACCGCTAA
- a CDS encoding porin family protein has protein sequence MKRPYNIRATIRTAAAVLLLCAPAKAMAQEAKPFTPKLFGVLKTRFETDTQTGDLRFNINNARLGVKGEAGGTAGLFRYQFQADLNSEGKLSILDTYVAFASGAFEVSLGQQLYHFGTELSRGPGKNYFASSSFLTTYVGSYYTERNDKISAAAGNLGARDIGILFTHKGTEQFPVGILAGLVNGYGINNMAWHRNVNFVARLWIDPGQIVDGFGIAGNYYTGKTPLGNDITMAGGELRYMKERWIIEGEYASRWLGTASGTDRLDLAAVHAIYRQPVRQWGPVKFIAPMIRWDYGRNIALLDQSDILHLNAQRITGGLTIGFAKKLLQCELRLNYEHYLIDRRPAAIEANPAFHNKFIAEFFLAF, from the coding sequence ATGAAAAGACCTTACAACATACGCGCAACGATACGCACGGCCGCAGCGGTATTGCTGCTGTGCGCTCCGGCAAAGGCCATGGCACAGGAGGCCAAACCGTTCACCCCGAAACTTTTCGGGGTACTGAAAACCCGCTTCGAAACCGATACGCAGACGGGCGACCTGCGGTTCAACATCAACAACGCACGCCTCGGCGTGAAAGGAGAGGCTGGCGGTACGGCAGGACTCTTCCGCTATCAGTTCCAGGCCGACCTCAACTCCGAAGGAAAGCTGAGTATCCTCGACACCTACGTAGCGTTCGCCTCCGGAGCCTTCGAGGTCTCGCTCGGTCAGCAGCTTTACCACTTCGGTACGGAACTGAGCCGTGGCCCCGGAAAGAACTACTTTGCGAGCAGCTCTTTCCTCACCACCTACGTAGGCAGTTACTATACGGAACGGAACGACAAAATCTCCGCTGCGGCAGGTAACCTCGGCGCGCGGGACATCGGCATCCTGTTCACGCACAAAGGAACGGAGCAGTTTCCGGTAGGCATCCTCGCCGGTCTTGTCAATGGCTACGGCATCAACAACATGGCATGGCACCGGAACGTAAACTTCGTCGCACGGCTGTGGATAGACCCGGGCCAGATAGTGGACGGTTTCGGTATCGCGGGAAACTACTACACGGGCAAAACGCCGCTCGGGAACGACATCACGATGGCGGGCGGGGAACTCCGCTACATGAAAGAGCGATGGATAATAGAGGGCGAATACGCCAGCCGCTGGCTGGGAACCGCCAGCGGCACCGACCGGCTGGACCTGGCGGCCGTTCACGCCATCTACCGCCAACCCGTCCGGCAATGGGGCCCCGTGAAATTCATCGCTCCGATGATACGCTGGGACTACGGCCGCAACATCGCCCTGCTCGACCAATCCGACATCCTGCACCTGAACGCCCAGCGAATAACGGGCGGCCTCACGATAGGATTTGCAAAAAAGTTGTTGCAGTGTGAACTGAGGCTCAACTACGAACACTATCTCATCGACCGACGGCCGGCCGCGATAGAGGCCAACCCCGCTTTCCACAACAAGTTCATCGCCGAATTCTTCCTCGCCTTCTAA
- a CDS encoding helix-turn-helix domain containing protein — protein sequence MLKSEILNRIMSHYGLRNKTELASFLGVSPQTVSNWYSRNSIDYDLVFEKCAGLDFNWLVTGNASVYGHRIGNVSVASDVEGAYDVPVASMLPVGMTGGSCPVGDGAGLRSGGMPAVLSSDGECIACVADGAMPDEFRSGDVLVGKRIVDFGAVDTDGLTPYVFALRSGGLMVRRVIADKNFPEKLLLVAGSPDRRQFPDIVVKRADLCGVWDVKFTLVSYGSGGGNIGERLSELERRMDELTKRIDDAASAGGAGR from the coding sequence GTGCTTAAATCGGAAATTCTTAATCGGATAATGTCGCATTACGGCCTTAGGAACAAGACCGAACTCGCTTCGTTTCTCGGGGTGAGTCCTCAGACCGTTTCCAATTGGTACAGCCGTAATTCCATCGATTACGATTTGGTTTTCGAAAAGTGCGCCGGATTGGATTTCAACTGGCTGGTAACGGGAAATGCTTCTGTGTACGGGCATCGTATTGGAAATGTTTCTGTTGCGAGCGATGTGGAAGGGGCTTACGATGTCCCCGTCGCTTCCATGTTGCCTGTCGGCATGACAGGAGGGAGCTGTCCGGTAGGTGACGGCGCAGGGTTGCGGAGCGGCGGCATGCCTGCGGTGCTCTCCTCGGACGGCGAATGTATTGCCTGTGTGGCGGACGGTGCAATGCCCGACGAATTCCGTAGCGGCGATGTGCTGGTCGGTAAACGTATTGTTGATTTCGGTGCGGTGGATACCGACGGTCTTACACCGTATGTTTTTGCCCTTCGAAGCGGCGGACTCATGGTGCGGAGGGTAATTGCCGATAAAAATTTCCCGGAGAAGCTGCTTCTTGTCGCGGGCAGTCCCGACCGGCGGCAGTTCCCGGATATAGTCGTGAAACGCGCTGACCTGTGCGGTGTTTGGGACGTTAAGTTCACACTGGTCTCCTATGGAAGCGGCGGCGGGAATATCGGCGAACGGCTGTCGGAACTGGAGCGAAGAATGGACGAACTGACGAAACGGATAGATGATGCCGCCTCCGCCGGCGGTGCCGGTCGTTGA
- a CDS encoding anaerobic ribonucleoside-triphosphate reductase activating protein: protein MSGMEKERIRIGGLVKQSLVDWDGVLSAVVFTKGCNFRCGYCHNPALVVPALMRERPDVAESEVFDYLARRRGWLDGVVVTGGEPTLHAGLPAFLERVKALGYRVKLDTNGTNPEMLRQLIASGAVDFVAMDIKHFPDAEHYGAVTPLSQAMMDNVLRSIGILRRGGTEYELRTTLLPGIHTPPVRETLRRMFADCRYVFHEFRNTGPDGLVADYPEA, encoded by the coding sequence ATGAGCGGTATGGAGAAGGAGCGCATACGCATCGGGGGGCTGGTGAAACAGAGCCTCGTGGATTGGGACGGCGTGCTGTCGGCGGTGGTCTTTACCAAGGGATGCAACTTCCGCTGCGGCTATTGTCACAATCCGGCGCTGGTGGTGCCGGCGCTGATGCGGGAGCGGCCCGATGTGGCGGAGAGCGAGGTGTTCGACTATCTCGCACGCCGCCGCGGCTGGCTTGATGGGGTGGTGGTTACGGGCGGCGAGCCTACGCTGCACGCCGGACTCCCCGCTTTTCTGGAGAGGGTGAAGGCGTTGGGCTATCGTGTGAAGCTCGATACGAACGGTACCAATCCCGAAATGCTCCGGCAACTGATTGCCTCCGGAGCGGTGGATTTCGTGGCGATGGATATCAAGCATTTTCCGGACGCGGAACATTACGGAGCCGTGACGCCGCTGTCGCAGGCGATGATGGACAACGTTCTGCGCTCCATCGGGATTCTCCGGCGCGGTGGCACGGAGTACGAGCTGCGTACCACGCTTCTGCCCGGTATCCATACCCCGCCGGTACGGGAGACGCTGCGGAGAATGTTCGCCGACTGTCGGTATGTGTTCCATGAATTTCGGAATACGGGGCCGGACGGACTGGTCGCCGATTATCCGGAGGCGTAA
- a CDS encoding ribonucleoside triphosphate reductase produces the protein MNGQTQFTKIVKRNGDVAEFRPEKIEQAIFKAMRAAGRPDRAAARRLAGEVIAELAAGGERIPHVERVQDAVEKAIYRSGDFDLLKTYMLYRKKHEEIRQSKELFSNLDVIDDYLGLDDWRVKESANSSYSLQGLNQHISTSITSQYWLGKLYTEEIAQAHRSGALHIHDLGFLSVYCVGWDLRDLLLVGFKGVEGKAQSAPARHLRTALGQIVNFFYTMQGEAAGAQAFSNFDTFLAPYVRYDNLDYAQVKQCLQEFLFNLNVPTRVGFQTPFTNITMDLVVPDFLKNERVVHAGRVLEDAVYGDFQPEMMLLNKAFAEVMYEGDAAGSLFSFPIPTYNITPDFDWENPDYDGIWKMTAKYGIPYFSNFVNSDMKPDDVRSMCCRLRLDKRELMKRGGGLFAANPLTGSVGVVTINMPRLGYEAPSEELFFQRLRHLMEIARDSLEVKRKVIEGYTEKGLYPYSKFYLRQVHDRYGCFWKNHFSTIGINGMNECCLNFLGVSIATEEGSAFSRKVMTFMREVMAEFQEETGNIYNLEATPAESTAYRFARIDTQRYPDIITANQQARTERGAKPYYTNSTHLPVGYSDDIYEVLAKQDPLQTLYTGGTVLHIFTGEHEMSPESAKRLVRKVTGGFRLPYITISPSFSVCPQDGYLSGEHFTCPKCGRSAEVYSRIVGYMRPVSQWNEGKREEFRDRRLFDRMITGQESVSHPASCCWKEPAASEAV, from the coding sequence ATGAATGGACAGACTCAGTTTACGAAAATCGTAAAGCGCAACGGCGACGTTGCAGAATTCAGGCCGGAAAAAATCGAACAGGCCATTTTCAAGGCCATGAGGGCCGCAGGCCGTCCCGACCGTGCCGCGGCACGCCGGCTGGCCGGTGAGGTCATCGCGGAGCTCGCTGCCGGAGGGGAGCGTATCCCGCATGTGGAACGGGTGCAGGATGCGGTGGAGAAAGCCATCTACCGCAGCGGCGATTTCGACCTGCTCAAGACCTATATGCTCTACCGCAAGAAGCACGAGGAAATCAGACAGAGCAAGGAGCTGTTCTCGAACCTCGACGTCATCGACGATTATCTCGGACTGGACGACTGGCGGGTGAAGGAGAGCGCCAACTCCTCCTATTCGCTCCAGGGGCTCAACCAGCACATATCGACGAGCATCACTTCGCAGTACTGGCTCGGCAAACTCTATACGGAAGAGATAGCCCAGGCCCATCGTTCCGGTGCGCTGCACATTCACGACCTCGGCTTTCTGAGTGTTTACTGCGTGGGCTGGGACCTGCGCGACCTGCTTCTGGTAGGCTTCAAGGGGGTGGAAGGTAAGGCGCAGAGCGCACCCGCCCGCCATTTGCGTACCGCCCTCGGACAAATCGTGAATTTCTTCTATACCATGCAGGGCGAAGCTGCCGGAGCGCAGGCTTTCTCGAACTTCGATACTTTCCTTGCGCCGTATGTACGTTACGACAACCTCGACTATGCGCAGGTGAAGCAGTGTCTGCAGGAGTTCCTCTTCAACCTGAACGTGCCGACGAGGGTGGGTTTCCAGACTCCGTTCACGAATATCACCATGGACCTCGTGGTACCGGATTTCCTGAAGAACGAACGGGTGGTGCATGCCGGGCGCGTGCTCGAAGATGCCGTTTACGGCGATTTCCAGCCGGAGATGATGTTGCTGAACAAGGCCTTCGCCGAGGTGATGTATGAAGGGGATGCGGCCGGAAGTCTCTTCTCTTTCCCGATACCTACCTATAACATAACGCCCGATTTCGACTGGGAGAATCCCGACTACGACGGCATTTGGAAAATGACGGCCAAGTACGGCATCCCCTATTTCTCCAATTTTGTCAATTCCGATATGAAACCCGACGACGTGCGCAGCATGTGCTGCCGCCTGCGGCTCGACAAGCGCGAGTTGATGAAACGCGGCGGCGGGCTTTTCGCGGCCAATCCGCTGACGGGTTCGGTCGGTGTGGTGACCATCAATATGCCGCGTCTCGGTTACGAGGCCCCTTCGGAAGAGCTCTTTTTCCAGCGGCTCCGTCACCTGATGGAGATAGCCCGCGACAGTCTCGAAGTGAAGCGCAAGGTGATAGAGGGATATACCGAGAAGGGACTCTATCCCTATTCGAAATTCTACCTGCGGCAGGTGCACGACCGCTACGGCTGCTTCTGGAAAAACCATTTCTCCACCATCGGCATCAACGGCATGAACGAATGCTGCCTGAATTTTCTCGGCGTGTCGATAGCCACCGAGGAGGGGAGTGCCTTCAGCCGCAAGGTGATGACCTTCATGCGCGAAGTGATGGCGGAGTTTCAGGAGGAGACAGGCAATATCTACAATCTCGAAGCTACCCCGGCCGAGAGTACGGCCTACCGGTTCGCGCGTATCGATACGCAACGTTATCCGGATATCATCACCGCCAACCAGCAGGCACGGACGGAGCGCGGGGCGAAGCCCTACTATACCAACTCCACGCACCTTCCGGTCGGGTACTCGGACGACATATATGAGGTGCTTGCAAAACAGGACCCGTTGCAGACACTTTATACGGGCGGTACGGTGCTCCATATCTTTACCGGGGAACACGAGATGTCGCCCGAATCGGCCAAACGGCTCGTGCGTAAGGTGACGGGCGGATTCCGGCTCCCTTACATCACCATCTCGCCTTCGTTCAGCGTCTGCCCGCAGGACGGCTATCTGTCGGGCGAGCATTTTACCTGTCCCAAGTGCGGACGCAGTGCCGAGGTCTACAGCCGCATCGTGGGCTACATGCGTCCGGTGAGCCAGTGGAACGAGGGCAAGCGCGAAGAGTTTCGCGACCGACGGCTTTTCGACCGGATGATTACGGGGCAGGAGAGCGTGTCGCATCCGGCTTCCTGCTGCTGGAAGGAACCTGCGGCGTCCGAAGCGGTATGA
- a CDS encoding zeta toxin family protein, translating into MPHLYIIAGCNGAGKTTASYTVLPEMLGCREFVNADEIARGLSPFNPGSVAIEAGRLMLQRMDDLLSEGTDFAFETTLATRSYVRFIEQAHAKGYFVTLLYFWLPTPQQAVERVATRVREGGHDIPREVICRRYRMGLKNLTALYAPICDYWAIYDNSSADTQVKMIASGGLSATLTVEDTLSYKSIVTYE; encoded by the coding sequence ATGCCTCATCTCTACATCATAGCCGGATGCAACGGCGCGGGAAAAACCACCGCGTCCTACACCGTATTGCCGGAGATGCTCGGCTGTCGCGAATTCGTCAATGCCGACGAGATAGCCAGGGGACTCTCGCCGTTCAACCCCGGCAGCGTGGCGATTGAAGCAGGCAGGCTGATGCTCCAGCGCATGGACGACCTGCTGTCGGAAGGCACCGATTTCGCGTTCGAGACCACGCTGGCCACCCGTTCTTACGTACGATTCATCGAACAGGCCCATGCCAAAGGCTACTTCGTGACGCTACTCTACTTCTGGCTGCCGACACCCCAACAGGCCGTCGAACGCGTAGCCACCCGTGTCCGGGAAGGCGGACACGACATTCCCCGCGAAGTCATCTGCCGCCGCTACCGGATGGGACTCAAAAACCTGACCGCCCTTTACGCCCCCATCTGCGACTACTGGGCCATTTACGACAACAGTTCGGCAGACACGCAGGTGAAGATGATTGCTTCGGGCGGCCTCTCGGCAACATTGACCGTCGAAGATACGTTATCCTATAAATCGATTGTAACTTATGAGTGA
- a CDS encoding DUF3440 domain-containing protein, translating to MTRKNVYELTLERIDTIFNEFDNVYVSFSGGKDSAVMLNLCIDYMRRHHIARKLGVFHMDYEVQYEETTRYIDRVFAANKDLLEIYRVCVPFKVTTCTSMYQTYWRPWEEEKRELWVREMPAECYTAQDFPFYSKEMWDYEFQLLFAQWYHRLKGANRTCCLVGIRTQESYNRWRTIYAGKRTSQYRNLVWTCRNSPDIYNAYILYDWLTTDIWTANGRFGWDYNRLYDLFYQAGVPLEKQRVASPFISAAQENLALYRAIDPDTWGKMICRVNGVNFTGIYGSSSAVARYRAKLPPGHTWESYMYFLLSTLPAKTRNNYLRKLSVSINFWRTRGGVLPDETIEKLKAMGIKIEVGERSSYNTDKKPVRMEYLDDIDIPGFKDLPTFKRMCVCILKNDHACKYMGFSLTKKETDDRRRIMEYYNKIFS from the coding sequence ATGACCAGAAAAAACGTTTATGAACTGACCTTAGAGCGTATCGATACCATATTCAATGAATTCGACAACGTATATGTTTCATTCTCCGGAGGCAAGGACAGCGCCGTGATGCTCAATCTGTGCATCGACTACATGCGCCGCCACCACATAGCCCGGAAACTCGGCGTATTCCACATGGACTATGAGGTACAGTACGAGGAGACCACCCGCTATATCGACCGCGTATTCGCTGCCAACAAAGACCTGCTGGAAATCTATCGCGTCTGCGTCCCCTTCAAAGTGACCACATGCACCTCCATGTACCAGACCTACTGGCGGCCGTGGGAGGAGGAGAAACGCGAACTGTGGGTACGCGAAATGCCGGCGGAGTGCTACACGGCACAAGACTTCCCTTTCTACTCGAAAGAGATGTGGGACTACGAATTCCAACTGCTGTTCGCGCAGTGGTACCACAGGCTCAAAGGGGCAAACCGTACCTGCTGTCTGGTCGGCATCCGAACGCAGGAGAGCTACAACAGATGGCGCACGATATACGCGGGAAAACGCACGTCGCAGTACCGGAATCTGGTCTGGACATGCCGCAACAGCCCCGACATCTACAACGCCTACATCCTGTACGACTGGCTCACGACCGACATCTGGACGGCAAACGGACGGTTCGGCTGGGACTACAACCGGCTCTACGACCTCTTCTATCAGGCGGGCGTACCGCTCGAAAAGCAGCGCGTGGCGAGTCCTTTCATCTCGGCTGCCCAGGAGAATCTGGCACTCTACCGCGCCATCGACCCCGACACCTGGGGCAAGATGATATGCCGTGTGAACGGTGTGAACTTCACCGGCATCTACGGTTCGAGCAGCGCCGTGGCCCGTTATCGAGCCAAACTACCGCCGGGCCATACGTGGGAGAGCTACATGTATTTCCTGCTCTCCACCCTGCCGGCCAAGACGCGCAACAACTACCTACGCAAACTTTCGGTCAGCATCAACTTCTGGCGCACGCGCGGAGGCGTACTGCCCGACGAGACCATCGAGAAGCTGAAGGCCATGGGCATCAAGATAGAAGTGGGAGAACGTTCCAGCTACAACACCGACAAGAAACCTGTCCGGATGGAGTATCTGGACGACATCGACATTCCCGGATTCAAAGACCTGCCCACTTTCAAGCGCATGTGCGTATGCATCCTGAAAAACGACCACGCCTGCAAATACATGGGCTTCTCGCTGACCAAGAAGGAGACGGACGACAGGCGGCGGATAATGGAATATTACAACAAAATCTTCTCTTGA
- a CDS encoding IbrB-like domain-containing protein: MNRYKSPVYDVIPVPVSKIRANAYNPNVVAPPEMKLLELSIWEDGYTSPCVCYYDREHDIYELVDGYHRYMVMKTSDRIYEREEGMLPVVVIDKDLSNRMASTIRHNRARGTHSIELMTNIVAELKQAGMSDAWIMKNIGMDRDELLRLKQVSGLAALFADKEFSIPDNAFGTAPGRGIQNKKVFHE; the protein is encoded by the coding sequence ATGAACAGATACAAAAGCCCCGTTTACGACGTCATCCCCGTACCCGTATCGAAGATACGCGCCAATGCCTACAATCCCAACGTGGTGGCACCGCCCGAAATGAAGCTCCTCGAACTCTCCATCTGGGAGGACGGCTACACCTCGCCGTGCGTATGTTACTACGACCGCGAACACGACATCTACGAACTCGTGGACGGCTACCACCGCTACATGGTGATGAAGACCTCCGACCGGATATACGAACGGGAAGAGGGGATGCTTCCGGTGGTTGTGATAGACAAGGACCTCTCCAACCGCATGGCCTCGACCATCCGCCACAACAGGGCCCGTGGGACGCACTCGATAGAGCTCATGACCAACATCGTCGCGGAACTGAAACAGGCCGGCATGTCGGACGCCTGGATAATGAAGAACATCGGAATGGACCGCGACGAGCTGCTGCGGCTCAAGCAGGTATCGGGACTTGCAGCACTCTTCGCCGACAAGGAGTTCAGCATCCCCGACAATGCGTTCGGCACGGCACCGGGCCGCGGAATACAGAACAAGAAGGTTTTTCACGAATGA